The stretch of DNA AATTAAACCGTTATCTCCAAATTTACCATCAGCTGTTTCCATAATAAATGTCGAAGAAACTGTGTTGATTCCAGGAGCTGTTTTAATAACTTGAATAGCAGCTTTTAAAACATCAGCTGTTGGAGAGTTTGACCCAGCAACCAATCCATCAGCATCACCTAGTCTTACCATCATACAACCAAAAAATCTAGGTTCAGTTGTCATAATTTCTGTAGCTTCTTCTTTTGAAAGATTTTTTGCTTTTCTTAATTCAACTAACTCATTAACATATCTATCAATATCGCCAAAATTTTTAGGGTCAACTATTGTTGCTCCATCAATATTAGCTCCATATTTAGCAGCATCTGCTTTGATAGTAGCCTCATTACCAATTAAAACAATCTTTGCTGTTCTTTCTTCTATAACCTGTTGAGCAGCTTTTAAAACTCTTTCATCTTCAGGCTCAGGAAGAACGATTGTTCTTAATTTTAATTTCGCTTTTTCTTTAATGTTTTCAATTAAACCCATCTTAAGTAATCCTTTCTAATTTAAACTTTCTGAAAAGATTATAATTTAAAAACATAGCATTAACATAGCAATGTCTTATAATCTTACTAAGTAAAATTTTATAGGATATTTCAAAAAAAGTACATAATATATATAGAAATATCAGAAAAAAACAAATATGTGCAAAATTGTAATACATTGGGGATAGATAGGTTTTAAATGGAGATAATTGTATAAACGATGTACAAAAATAGTACATCGTTTACAATTTTTTAATATTTGCTAATTTGTAACAAATTATTTAGATTTTACAAGATTATAAGTATCTTTTGCAATTACTAATTCTTCATTTGTTGGAATAATATAGATTTTTGTTTTAGAATCTTTTTTACTAATTTCTCTATTTCCTAATTCTCTAACTCTATTTTTTTCACTATCAAGTTCAATTCCCATAAACTCTAAACCATGGCAAACTTTTTCTCTTATTAAATCAGAATTTTCTCCAATTCCCGCAGTAAAACAAATAGCATCAACTCCACCCATTAATCCAGCATAAGAACATAAATATTTTTTAATTCTATTACATAACATTTCAATAGTGATTTTTGATCTTATATCTCCATCTTTAGAAGCTTTAATTACTTCTCTTAAATCTGAACTAATTCCAGAAATACCTAAAATTCCAGATTTTTTATTTAAATAATCAAGAATTTGATTTGAAGTTAAGCCTTTTTTCTCCATTAAATATGGAATTACTCCAGCATCAATATCTCCTGATCTTGTTCCCATGATTAATCCCTCAAGTGGAGTTAATCCCATTGATGTACTAATAGATTTTCCATCTCTAACTGCACAAACAGAAGAACCATTTCCTAAGTGACAAACGATGATTTTTGAATCTTTTTTATTTAAAATTTTTACAGCTTCATTTGATACATAGTAGTGACTTGTTCCATGAAATCCATATTTTCTTAAATGATGTTCTGTGTAATCACTATATGGAACTGCATATAAAAAGTTTTCTTTTGTCATAGTTTGATGAAATGCTGTATCAAATGTTGCAACATTTGGAACATTTGGCATTAATTCTTGACAAATTCTTATTCCTAAAAGATGAGCTGGATTATGTAATGGAGCAAGTGGAACTAATTGTTCAATTTTTTCAATTACATCTTTATTTATAATTGTAGATTCTTTAAAAAATTCTCCACCATGTACAACTCTATGACCAATTGCTTGAATCTCTTTAATAGAATTTATTACTTTTGTTTCGTCATTTGTTAAAATTCTTAAAACAAGCTCGATTGCTTCTTTATGTGTGGGAATTGGTAATTCAAAAGTTAATTTTTTATTTTCTCCAACTTCATGTTTTAAAATCCCATCTATTCCAATTCTTTCAACTAATCCACTAGCTTTTAATTCAGCTGTTTTTGCATTTATCAATTGATATTTTAAAGAAGATGAACCGGCGTTTAATACAAATACTAACATATGTGTTTTCCTTTTATTTAATTTATTTTTACTTTTGGTTGATTT from Arcobacter suis CECT 7833 encodes:
- the pta gene encoding phosphate acetyltransferase — encoded protein: MGLIENIKEKAKLKLRTIVLPEPEDERVLKAAQQVIEERTAKIVLIGNEATIKADAAKYGANIDGATIVDPKNFGDIDRYVNELVELRKAKNLSKEEATEIMTTEPRFFGCMMVRLGDADGLVAGSNSPTADVLKAAIQVIKTAPGINTVSSTFIMETADGKFGDNGLILFADCAVIPEPNAEQLADIACATAATAASVVGLEPRVAMLSFSTKGSAKHPLVDKVQYACEILEERNVNFSFDGELQADAAIVEAIGAKKAPGSKVAGHANILVFPDLQSGNIGYKLVQRFAGAEAHGPIVQGLNQPVNDLSRGCSVEDIANLVAITATQIK
- a CDS encoding acetate/propionate family kinase, yielding MLVFVLNAGSSSLKYQLINAKTAELKASGLVERIGIDGILKHEVGENKKLTFELPIPTHKEAIELVLRILTNDETKVINSIKEIQAIGHRVVHGGEFFKESTIINKDVIEKIEQLVPLAPLHNPAHLLGIRICQELMPNVPNVATFDTAFHQTMTKENFLYAVPYSDYTEHHLRKYGFHGTSHYYVSNEAVKILNKKDSKIIVCHLGNGSSVCAVRDGKSISTSMGLTPLEGLIMGTRSGDIDAGVIPYLMEKKGLTSNQILDYLNKKSGILGISGISSDLREVIKASKDGDIRSKITIEMLCNRIKKYLCSYAGLMGGVDAICFTAGIGENSDLIREKVCHGLEFMGIELDSEKNRVRELGNREISKKDSKTKIYIIPTNEELVIAKDTYNLVKSK